One Oscillospiraceae bacterium genomic region harbors:
- a CDS encoding sugar ABC transporter substrate-binding protein — translation MRKLQKLAALGLAGSMALSLAACGGSAASSSEAAADSTPVSGEATAESTASGDEAVTLNWALWDKDSTAYWQALADGYMESHPNVTIEMTDLGSTDYMTQLATQLAGGNGELDVLSIKDIPGYSNLINLGLLEPLSGKLTTDESKFNGVLDQLTAEDGNYYAVPFRSDFWVVYYNKDIFDQAGIEYPTNDMTMEDFDAKIREVYEKTGVYGNIYHTWRSTTTLFGILDGEHTVIDGNYDFLKPYYEQVLSEQADGVIPNYGEQKTSGLHYSGAFQNGQAAMCNMGSWFIATMQKYNEEAEGNGVEPVNFGIVKYPHPDGAPAGSTLGTVTSLAVNANSEKKDAALDFVNWCASEDGAKCVAAVGTFPAVASDETNAIISSTEGFPSDDASLEALNTTAIYLEMPLSDKASEIETILNTEHDAIMTESETVDEGIANMNEQVAALLG, via the coding sequence ATGCGTAAATTGCAAAAACTCGCAGCCCTTGGCCTGGCTGGTTCCATGGCTCTGAGCCTGGCCGCCTGCGGCGGTTCCGCTGCTTCCAGCAGTGAGGCTGCTGCCGACAGCACCCCCGTTTCCGGCGAGGCTACTGCCGAGAGCACTGCTTCCGGCGACGAGGCCGTCACCCTGAACTGGGCCCTGTGGGATAAGGATTCCACCGCCTACTGGCAGGCCCTGGCCGATGGCTACATGGAGAGCCACCCCAACGTCACCATCGAGATGACTGACCTGGGTTCTACCGATTACATGACCCAGCTGGCTACCCAGCTGGCCGGCGGCAACGGCGAGTTGGATGTCCTGTCCATCAAGGACATCCCCGGTTACTCCAACCTGATCAACCTGGGTCTGCTGGAGCCCCTGAGCGGCAAGCTGACCACCGATGAGAGCAAGTTCAACGGCGTTCTCGACCAGCTGACTGCTGAAGACGGCAACTACTACGCAGTTCCGTTCCGCTCTGACTTCTGGGTCGTCTACTACAACAAGGACATTTTCGATCAGGCCGGCATTGAGTATCCCACCAACGATATGACGATGGAGGACTTCGATGCTAAGATCCGCGAAGTCTACGAAAAGACCGGCGTTTACGGCAACATTTACCACACCTGGCGCTCCACCACCACTCTGTTCGGCATCCTGGATGGTGAGCACACCGTTATTGACGGCAACTACGACTTCCTGAAGCCTTACTACGAGCAGGTCCTGTCTGAGCAGGCTGACGGCGTTATCCCCAACTACGGCGAGCAGAAGACCTCTGGTCTGCACTACTCCGGCGCTTTCCAGAACGGTCAGGCTGCTATGTGCAACATGGGCTCCTGGTTCATCGCTACTATGCAGAAGTACAACGAAGAGGCTGAGGGCAACGGTGTTGAGCCTGTCAACTTCGGCATCGTCAAGTATCCTCATCCGGACGGCGCACCTGCCGGCTCCACCCTGGGCACTGTGACCAGCCTGGCTGTCAACGCCAACTCCGAGAAGAAAGATGCTGCCCTCGACTTCGTGAACTGGTGCGCATCTGAGGATGGCGCCAAGTGCGTGGCCGCTGTCGGCACCTTCCCCGCCGTTGCCAGCGACGAGACCAACGCCATCATCTCCAGCACCGAAGGCTTCCCCTCTGACGACGCTTCTCTCGAAGCTCTGAACACCACCGCTATCTACCTCGAGATGCCTCTGTCCGATAAGGCTTCCGAGATCGAGACCATCCTGAACACCGAGCATGACGCTATCATGACCGAGAGCGAGACCGTTGACGAAGGCATCGCCAACATGAACGAGCAGGTCGCCGCTCTGCTGGGCTGA
- a CDS encoding histidine kinase, protein MGKYKLRHGSIQVRVLALTLLFTLGVSLVIAIGNMRQMAAEWERTTLLNAEYALQTAATAIHRDIEEVDDLASWCAYNPSMRTYLLTDVSSNNQALSMYPTISAKYSTLRTMQYVQRFMLINAKGRQMVFGTAVTNTVAMTPEVLARIPGYDEEYSGWSCIMRDPMALPSQALDTIPLTRKLTLSGTGREAHICAFVSPALITAALKGFTMPEGSSLLWQMGGRYYGITGNILTEDPLSDIPAEQLDVDMLDDSTEVYSIAAGYDAQLMVRYPIGVHDLYLIEIIPNGPLQRQIPYLSDSLVISLLAILVLGLLLAFLLHRMITPPITALQNRITKISSGDFSFDPAIEWNNELGDIGRGINSMSASVTALMDHRLEDEKQKQDLEYRMLQNQINPHFIYNTLNSIKWMATIQHAPGIAEMVTALSRLLKSVSKSNERLVPLYEEFALLNDYFTIQQYRYGGTITLDVSYIEDEKLNHSCLIPRFTLQPLVENAIFHGIEPKGSAGEVTLRVERDTANGDVLIRLTDDGIGMTAEQAAKALQEPGPEEAAAKYRHVGMWNVHKRLQYSFGEAYGLSIESEPGVGTTVMVRLPGPPAQQ, encoded by the coding sequence ATGGGCAAATATAAATTACGCCATGGCAGTATCCAGGTGCGCGTGCTGGCGCTGACGCTGCTGTTTACTTTGGGCGTTTCCCTCGTTATCGCCATTGGCAACATGCGCCAGATGGCAGCTGAGTGGGAGCGCACCACCTTATTGAATGCCGAGTATGCCTTACAGACCGCCGCCACTGCCATCCACCGGGATATTGAGGAGGTGGACGACCTGGCCAGCTGGTGCGCCTACAATCCCAGTATGCGTACCTATTTATTAACGGATGTCAGCAGCAACAACCAGGCACTTTCGATGTACCCCACTATATCGGCCAAGTACAGCACACTGCGCACCATGCAGTATGTACAGCGGTTTATGCTCATCAATGCCAAAGGCCGCCAGATGGTTTTTGGTACAGCCGTTACCAACACCGTAGCCATGACGCCGGAGGTACTGGCCCGCATCCCCGGTTATGACGAGGAATATTCCGGCTGGTCCTGTATTATGCGGGACCCGATGGCCCTGCCCTCCCAGGCGTTGGACACCATCCCCCTTACCCGCAAGCTGACCCTGAGCGGCACCGGCCGCGAGGCCCACATCTGCGCCTTTGTCTCCCCTGCCCTGATCACGGCCGCGCTGAAAGGCTTTACGATGCCGGAGGGCAGCAGCCTTTTGTGGCAGATGGGCGGGCGGTACTACGGCATCACCGGCAATATCCTGACCGAGGATCCCCTGTCCGATATCCCGGCCGAGCAGCTGGATGTGGACATGCTGGATGACAGCACTGAGGTTTATTCCATTGCAGCCGGATACGATGCCCAGTTGATGGTGCGGTATCCCATCGGTGTACACGATCTGTACTTGATCGAGATCATCCCCAACGGGCCGCTGCAGCGGCAAATCCCCTACCTGTCGGATTCGCTGGTCATCAGTCTGCTGGCTATTCTGGTATTGGGCTTGCTGCTGGCATTTTTGCTGCACCGCATGATCACACCGCCCATCACGGCACTGCAGAACCGCATAACCAAAATCAGCAGCGGCGACTTTTCCTTTGACCCTGCCATTGAGTGGAACAACGAACTGGGCGACATTGGCCGGGGCATTAACAGCATGTCGGCCAGCGTCACCGCCCTGATGGACCACCGCCTGGAGGACGAAAAGCAGAAGCAGGATTTGGAATACCGCATGCTGCAAAACCAGATCAATCCCCACTTTATTTATAATACGCTGAACAGCATCAAGTGGATGGCCACCATCCAGCATGCCCCCGGCATCGCCGAGATGGTCACGGCGCTGTCCCGCCTGCTGAAAAGCGTCTCCAAAAGCAACGAACGACTGGTGCCCCTGTATGAGGAGTTTGCCCTGCTGAACGACTACTTCACGATCCAGCAGTACCGCTACGGCGGCACCATCACGCTGGATGTCAGCTATATCGAGGATGAAAAGCTGAACCACAGCTGCCTGATTCCCCGCTTCACCTTGCAGCCGCTGGTGGAGAACGCCATCTTCCACGGCATTGAGCCGAAGGGCAGCGCCGGGGAGGTCACCCTGCGGGTCGAGCGGGATACTGCCAACGGCGATGTGCTGATCCGCTTAACGGACGACGGCATCGGCATGACGGCGGAACAGGCTGCCAAGGCTCTGCAGGAACCGGGCCCCGAGGAAGCCGCCGCCAAATACCGCCACGTGGGCATGTGGAACGTCCACAAGCGCCTGCAATACAGCTTTGGCGAAGCGTATGGGTTAAGTATCGAAAGCGAGCCTGGCGTAGGCACTACCGTCATGGTGCGCCTGCCAGGGCCGCCCGCACAGCAATGA